One window from the genome of Kaistella carnis encodes:
- a CDS encoding succinate dehydrogenase/fumarate reductase iron-sulfur subunit codes for MSAKKGLSLTLKIWRQKNNKSKGQFETYKISDVSTDSSFLEMLDMLNENLNNEGKEPIAFDHDCREGICGMCSLYINGRPHGPDTGITTCQLHMRMFKDGETIHIEPWRSAAFPIIKDLVVDRSSFDRVMAAGGFISVNTSGNTLDANAIPVPKDDADHAMDAAACIGCGACVATCKNGSAMLFVGAKVSQFALLPQGRVEAERRVLNMVKAMDEEGFGNCSNTGACEVECPKGISLSVIARMNREYMAATLDKG; via the coding sequence ATGAGTGCAAAAAAAGGATTAAGCCTGACTCTGAAAATTTGGAGACAGAAAAATAATAAATCAAAAGGACAGTTCGAGACCTACAAAATTTCTGATGTTTCCACCGATTCGTCATTCTTGGAAATGTTGGATATGCTCAACGAGAACCTTAACAATGAAGGTAAGGAGCCTATTGCTTTTGACCATGATTGTAGAGAAGGAATTTGTGGAATGTGTTCTCTTTATATTAACGGGCGCCCTCATGGTCCAGATACGGGAATTACTACCTGTCAGTTGCATATGAGAATGTTCAAAGATGGAGAAACCATTCATATTGAACCTTGGAGAAGTGCGGCTTTTCCAATTATTAAAGATTTAGTGGTAGACCGAAGCTCTTTTGACAGAGTTATGGCTGCTGGTGGATTTATTTCGGTAAACACCTCCGGGAATACCTTGGATGCAAACGCGATTCCGGTTCCAAAAGATGATGCTGATCATGCCATGGATGCTGCTGCCTGTATCGGTTGTGGTGCCTGTGTTGCAACCTGTAAAAATGGTTCTGCAATGTTGTTCGTAGGAGCGAAAGTTTCTCAGTTCGCATTACTACCTCAAGGTAGAGTAGAAGCAGAACGAAGAGTGCTGAATATGGTGAAAGCGATGGATGAAGAAGGATTTGGTAACTGCTCAAATACTGGTGCTTGTGAGGTAGAATGTCCGAAAGGAATTAGCCTTTCTGTCATCGCCAGAATGAACCGTGAATATATGGCAGCGACTCTGGATAAAGGTTAA
- a CDS encoding DUF6452 family protein, with product MKFLKTLFVSLFLLSLFSCGSDDDICIGGEASPRMKIKFKTQATGKMKTLDSLFIKIDYGQGPIPVFGSVVKTDSVLIPLRVDDTPFTKVYVGLSRDEVNSEITVNYTTKSEYVSPACGIKRLYENVNSELVVPNAVKALEQNQTQIIDESKTHLFLLF from the coding sequence ATGAAGTTTTTGAAAACACTTTTTGTTTCCCTCTTTCTACTTTCTCTTTTTTCCTGTGGAAGTGATGACGACATCTGCATTGGTGGTGAAGCTTCGCCTCGCATGAAGATTAAATTTAAAACGCAGGCAACAGGTAAGATGAAGACATTGGATTCTCTTTTTATAAAAATAGATTATGGTCAGGGACCAATTCCGGTTTTTGGCAGCGTGGTAAAAACGGATTCTGTTTTAATTCCGTTGCGCGTTGATGACACTCCCTTTACTAAAGTCTATGTCGGATTGTCGCGGGACGAGGTTAATTCAGAAATAACAGTTAATTATACCACCAAATCAGAATATGTTTCTCCCGCTTGCGGAATTAAAAGACTCTATGAAAATGTAAACTCAGAATTGGTTGTGCCCAATGCTGTAAAAGCTTTAGAACAAAATCAAACCCAGATCATCGATGAAAGCAAAACGCATCTTTTCCTTCTTTTTTAG
- the rlmD gene encoding 23S rRNA (uracil(1939)-C(5))-methyltransferase RlmD, giving the protein MRKRNKNIVLENIKLVSAGSKGVAVGKTAEGKTVLVSGAVPGDVVNARVKKSKSNYFECDVAEIVEKSPYRVEPRCIHFGVCGGCKWQNLSYEKQLEFKQDEVFNHIKRIAGIEDFETLPILGSEDQYFYRNKMEFSFSNARWLTQYEISAEENYGNRDALGFHIPGMWSKILDLKECFLQEDPSNAIRLAIRNYAVDNGLEFFDVRNQAGFLRTVMFRQNSKGEWMVLFQLFRKEKENMQKMFDFLLSKFPEIKTLMFAINSKQNDSIYDQNVETYFGDGFLMEEMEGLKFKIGPKSFFQTNYKQALNLYAKTLEFADLKGDEVVYDLYTGTGTIAQYVARKAKQVIGIESVQESINAAKEHAELNGLDNCTFYCGDMKEIFNDEFIAQHPKADVLITDPPRDGMHQKVVEQILKIAPEKIVYVSCNSATQARDLALMKEQYKLVKILPVDMFPQTHHVENIALLVKI; this is encoded by the coding sequence ATGAGAAAGAGAAATAAGAATATTGTTCTAGAAAATATTAAGCTGGTTTCAGCTGGGTCTAAAGGAGTTGCAGTTGGTAAAACAGCGGAAGGAAAAACAGTTTTGGTTTCCGGCGCTGTTCCCGGCGATGTTGTGAATGCGCGCGTAAAGAAATCGAAATCCAATTACTTCGAATGTGATGTCGCCGAGATTGTAGAAAAATCTCCTTATCGTGTAGAGCCGAGATGTATTCATTTCGGCGTGTGTGGCGGTTGCAAATGGCAGAACCTTTCCTATGAAAAGCAACTTGAATTTAAACAGGACGAAGTTTTTAATCATATTAAAAGAATTGCAGGGATCGAAGATTTCGAAACCTTACCGATTCTTGGAAGCGAAGATCAATATTTCTATCGTAATAAAATGGAATTTTCTTTCTCCAATGCCCGTTGGTTAACCCAATATGAAATCAGTGCCGAAGAAAATTACGGTAACAGAGATGCTTTAGGTTTTCATATTCCCGGAATGTGGAGCAAGATTTTGGATTTGAAAGAATGTTTTCTTCAGGAAGATCCCTCGAATGCAATCCGTTTGGCCATTAGAAATTATGCGGTTGATAACGGCTTAGAATTTTTTGATGTTCGAAATCAGGCAGGTTTTTTAAGAACAGTTATGTTTCGTCAAAACTCAAAAGGAGAATGGATGGTTCTTTTCCAGCTCTTCCGAAAAGAGAAAGAAAATATGCAGAAAATGTTCGATTTCCTATTGAGTAAATTCCCGGAAATTAAAACGTTGATGTTTGCTATTAATTCAAAACAAAATGACTCCATTTATGATCAAAATGTAGAGACTTATTTCGGCGATGGCTTTTTAATGGAAGAAATGGAAGGTTTGAAATTTAAAATCGGGCCGAAATCTTTTTTCCAAACCAATTATAAACAAGCTTTAAATTTATACGCTAAGACCTTAGAATTTGCCGATCTAAAAGGGGATGAGGTTGTATATGATCTTTATACGGGTACCGGAACAATTGCACAATATGTTGCGCGGAAAGCAAAACAGGTCATCGGAATTGAGTCTGTTCAGGAATCGATCAATGCGGCAAAAGAGCATGCAGAATTAAATGGTCTTGACAACTGTACTTTTTATTGTGGTGATATGAAAGAAATCTTTAATGATGAATTTATCGCCCAGCATCCAAAAGCTGATGTCTTGATTACCGATCCGCCGAGAGACGGAATGCATCAAAAAGTGGTAGAGCAGATTTTGAAGATTGCTCCGGAAAAAATCGTGTATGTGAGTTGTAATTCGGCAACACAGGCGCGAGATCTGGCTTTGATGAAAGAGCAGTATAAATTGGTTAAAATCTTGCCGGTTGACATGTTTCCGCAGACGCATCATGTTGAAAATATTGCACTTTTGGTAAAGATTTAA
- a CDS encoding TlpA family protein disulfide reductase, producing the protein MSKYFFMLMIAFVAMSCSKKVEVTGNFAGGSPLERIEFIEASGVATLPLINIGVDAKGNFSGSFDAPKDGMYIMSYAGKQAMIYLKGGQKINISGEAANFPTKFTVTGDGKKNNDFLQEATNLIQTYAAKINVGELVSKDEPAFLKEAEKIRSELEKNIDKAAAKTSPDSDVLQWKKDELNASILGLMNQYEMNRPQASQNPNFKVSKNFTDIEEKLRKDDTRLLKNQPIYRNYLLGKVSKEFQTFHDANNKGGTEISSVLFSNFLDTKKDMPQLAKDYLLAYVMTTGDISPSTTPENAAKVSKIIDEKIKDSEIKKDLKQIQFVISGPKIGDAFPTAKLVKQDGGDFKMGASKAKPTMVLFYASWNPYIAEATVPVLKEVAKFYQSKMDFVFVNLDDTKDQFVKTSNALLKDIPGTNVYAENGMNSQIAKDLGIYGFKLPSFVVLDKEGKIASKFFYNLGDEELIKVLDKMTGLKAPEAAPEVTLQNDLVAPSLQPAPATK; encoded by the coding sequence ATGAGTAAGTATTTTTTCATGCTAATGATTGCCTTTGTTGCAATGTCATGTTCGAAAAAGGTTGAGGTTACCGGTAATTTTGCGGGCGGCTCTCCATTAGAAAGAATTGAATTTATTGAAGCTTCAGGTGTGGCAACGCTTCCCTTGATCAATATTGGTGTTGATGCGAAAGGAAATTTCTCCGGGAGTTTTGATGCTCCTAAAGACGGAATGTATATTATGAGCTATGCAGGAAAGCAAGCCATGATTTATTTAAAAGGTGGTCAGAAAATAAATATCTCCGGTGAAGCAGCAAATTTCCCTACGAAATTTACAGTAACAGGTGACGGCAAGAAAAATAATGACTTTTTACAGGAAGCTACCAATTTAATTCAAACCTATGCAGCAAAAATCAATGTTGGTGAATTGGTAAGTAAAGATGAACCTGCGTTTTTAAAGGAAGCAGAAAAAATCCGTTCAGAACTGGAGAAAAACATCGATAAAGCTGCTGCTAAAACTTCGCCGGACAGTGATGTGCTCCAGTGGAAGAAAGACGAATTGAACGCCAGTATTTTAGGTTTAATGAATCAATATGAAATGAACCGTCCACAAGCGAGTCAAAATCCAAACTTTAAAGTTTCCAAAAACTTTACGGATATCGAAGAGAAATTAAGAAAAGATGATACACGTCTTCTTAAGAATCAGCCGATCTACAGAAACTATCTTTTAGGAAAAGTAAGCAAGGAATTTCAAACATTCCATGACGCGAATAATAAAGGAGGAACAGAAATTTCTTCCGTTTTATTCTCTAATTTCTTAGATACGAAAAAAGATATGCCGCAATTGGCGAAAGATTATCTATTGGCTTATGTTATGACCACCGGTGATATCAGTCCTTCAACAACGCCGGAAAACGCAGCGAAAGTGAGCAAAATCATCGATGAAAAAATTAAAGATTCCGAAATAAAAAAAGATCTGAAACAAATTCAGTTTGTTATTTCCGGACCTAAAATTGGTGATGCATTTCCTACCGCGAAGCTGGTTAAGCAAGACGGAGGAGATTTCAAAATGGGAGCTTCCAAAGCGAAACCAACAATGGTTCTGTTTTACGCGTCTTGGAACCCTTATATTGCAGAAGCTACTGTACCTGTTTTAAAAGAAGTTGCGAAATTTTATCAGTCAAAAATGGATTTCGTTTTTGTAAATCTGGATGATACCAAAGATCAGTTTGTGAAAACAAGCAATGCGCTTTTAAAAGATATTCCGGGAACCAATGTTTATGCAGAAAATGGAATGAATTCTCAAATTGCAAAAGATTTAGGAATTTACGGATTCAAACTTCCCTCATTTGTAGTGTTAGATAAAGAGGGAAAAATTGCAAGTAAATTCTTCTATAATTTAGGAGATGAGGAATTAATTAAGGTATTAGATAAAATGACGGGCTTGAAAGCTCCAGAAGCAGCTCCAGAAGTAACTTTGCAAAATGACTTAGTTGCTCCGTCTTTGCAGCCCGCTCCTGCGACAAAATAA
- a CDS encoding fumarate reductase/succinate dehydrogenase flavoprotein subunit, producing the protein MSKLDSKIPAGPLADKWKNHKDHMNLVSPNNRDKIDIIVVGTGLAGGSAAATLAEQGYNVKAFCYQDSPRRAHSIAAQGGINAAKNYQGDGDSVYRLFYDTIKGGDYRSREANVYRLAEVSASIIDQCVAQGVPFGREYGGQLDNRSFGGVQVKRTFYAKGQTGQQLLLGAYSAMSRQIGKGRIKMYNRHEMMELVIIDGKARGIIARNLVTGEIERHSAHAVVIASGGYGNVYFLSTNAMGSNVSAAWKIHKKGAYFANPCYVQIHPTCIPVHGTAQSKLTLMSESLRNSGRIWVPKNIDDAVAIREGKLKPENIAPENRDYYLERRYPAFGNLVPRDVASRAAKERCDAGYGIENNDTHEGVYLDFSTEIQKKGKEAAIEKNIHNPTEQQIYDLGKAWIEEKYGNLFVMYEKITADNPYVTPMKIYPAVHYTMGGVWVDYNLQSTIPGCFVIGEANFSDHGANRLGASALMQGLADGYFVLPYTIADYLAADIRTGAIPTNAAEFDVAEKEIQDKVNFFINNKGIHSVDYFHKKLGHIMWNKVGMGRTPEGLREAIAEIEEVRKEFWANVKVPGDATGMNMELEKAFRVADFLELGQLMAKDALEREESCGGHFRWDHATPEGEAERDDENFKYVAAWEYKGMDINQEVMHKEELIYENIEVKTRSYK; encoded by the coding sequence ATGAGCAAATTAGATTCAAAAATTCCGGCAGGTCCATTAGCGGACAAATGGAAAAATCATAAAGATCATATGAACTTGGTTTCCCCAAACAACCGTGATAAAATTGATATCATCGTAGTGGGAACAGGTTTGGCAGGAGGTTCAGCCGCTGCAACATTAGCAGAACAAGGTTATAATGTAAAAGCATTCTGTTATCAGGATTCTCCAAGACGTGCACACTCAATTGCTGCACAAGGGGGAATTAATGCTGCTAAAAATTATCAGGGAGACGGGGATTCAGTATACCGTTTATTCTACGATACCATAAAAGGTGGGGATTACCGTTCAAGAGAAGCAAACGTATATAGACTTGCAGAAGTTTCTGCGTCGATTATTGACCAGTGTGTTGCACAGGGAGTTCCTTTCGGACGTGAATATGGAGGCCAGTTAGATAACCGTTCTTTCGGAGGTGTACAGGTTAAAAGAACCTTTTATGCAAAAGGACAGACAGGACAACAACTTTTATTAGGTGCTTATTCCGCAATGAGCCGACAAATCGGTAAAGGAAGAATAAAAATGTACAACCGCCATGAAATGATGGAGTTGGTGATCATCGATGGTAAAGCCAGAGGAATTATTGCCAGAAATTTGGTGACCGGCGAAATTGAAAGACATTCTGCTCACGCGGTTGTTATCGCTTCCGGAGGATACGGAAATGTTTATTTCCTTTCAACGAATGCAATGGGATCAAACGTTTCAGCTGCCTGGAAAATTCATAAAAAAGGAGCGTATTTCGCAAACCCTTGTTACGTACAGATTCACCCGACTTGTATTCCGGTACATGGGACGGCACAGTCAAAACTGACGCTGATGTCAGAATCTTTAAGAAACTCAGGTAGAATTTGGGTTCCTAAAAATATAGATGATGCAGTTGCAATCCGTGAAGGAAAACTGAAACCTGAAAATATCGCCCCGGAAAATCGTGATTATTATCTGGAAAGAAGATATCCTGCATTTGGAAACTTGGTGCCAAGAGACGTAGCGTCCAGAGCAGCAAAAGAAAGATGTGATGCGGGTTACGGAATCGAAAATAATGATACCCACGAAGGTGTATATCTTGATTTCTCTACCGAGATTCAGAAGAAAGGAAAAGAAGCTGCCATCGAGAAAAATATTCATAACCCAACCGAGCAGCAGATCTACGACTTAGGAAAAGCTTGGATTGAAGAGAAATATGGTAACCTTTTCGTGATGTACGAAAAAATTACAGCTGACAATCCATATGTAACCCCGATGAAAATTTATCCGGCAGTTCACTACACCATGGGTGGCGTTTGGGTTGATTATAATTTACAATCTACCATCCCGGGATGTTTCGTTATTGGGGAAGCTAATTTCTCTGATCACGGGGCAAACAGGTTGGGAGCTTCAGCATTGATGCAAGGTTTAGCCGACGGTTATTTCGTACTTCCTTACACCATTGCAGATTATCTGGCTGCAGATATTAGAACCGGAGCAATTCCGACAAACGCTGCAGAATTTGATGTTGCTGAAAAAGAAATTCAGGATAAAGTAAACTTCTTCATTAATAATAAAGGAATACACAGTGTAGATTATTTCCATAAGAAATTAGGTCACATTATGTGGAACAAAGTTGGGATGGGAAGAACTCCTGAAGGTTTACGGGAAGCAATTGCGGAGATTGAAGAAGTAAGAAAAGAATTCTGGGCAAACGTAAAAGTTCCGGGTGATGCAACAGGCATGAACATGGAATTAGAAAAAGCCTTCAGAGTTGCCGACTTCCTGGAGTTAGGACAGTTGATGGCGAAAGATGCGCTCGAAAGAGAAGAATCTTGTGGAGGGCATTTTAGATGGGATCACGCAACGCCGGAAGGTGAAGCAGAAAGAGATGATGAAAACTTCAAGTACGTAGCTGCTTGGGAATATAAAGGCATGGACATCAATCAAGAAGTGATGCATAAGGAGGAATTGATTTATGAAAATATCGAAGTTAAAACAAGAAGTTATAAATAA
- a CDS encoding ComEC/Rec2 family competence protein, whose protein sequence is MIVLRKKKLHKEPLLILLVCFVLGIFAQDYFYWSEGYVFIVLIGSFFLLSLFFLKNFYVFKFRSILLGVLFFSLGIFSHFLHSQKPELPVLKGKENITFKMTKKLNSNEKNRRYEIIGWKDKELFKSVLSYPKSERELDFNHYYKAEVYINKLEKPYRDFQFDYAKYLSRKGIYFQSYLPNSISVGERNDLSFSEKIRQKRLNILAKIDQTSLDKRSREFMKGIILADRTEMDKATVRDFRNSGMMHILAISGTHMAIIFGVILLVLNFLFPPKFRRHKIVLALLLIWSFAVFIDFGNSVVRSCVMISAYYMFVLLQRKTDLLHSMAIAGFVILAANTNQLFEVGFQLSFVAVFGIYWFNQPILKYLPQPKNKFQNFMVNIFSISMSAQLATIPLLIYYFHQYSFISVIANLVIIPFAEIVIVFSLIMVILIGLSFNFLWIENLYNVVVKGTLKLIHFFGEVDFAMNEMLPMTLLEMVLLFSVLYFLRFMIKKMSIKSFSKVLYFLLVFIALRIMLNYRATKIEEVLVHEFFKENIVSAKEVGKVTFYISQNADQEKLKQYIIEPYLTSRRTKEFVVKVLPENISTIDINGKNYNVGQ, encoded by the coding sequence TTGATAGTTTTACGTAAAAAGAAATTGCATAAAGAACCTTTACTTATTCTTCTTGTTTGTTTTGTACTTGGAATTTTCGCTCAGGATTATTTCTATTGGTCTGAGGGTTACGTTTTTATTGTTTTGATAGGGAGCTTCTTCTTGCTTTCTTTATTCTTTCTTAAAAATTTTTACGTTTTCAAATTTCGAAGTATTCTATTGGGTGTCTTATTCTTTTCCCTCGGAATCTTTTCTCATTTCTTACATTCCCAAAAACCTGAACTTCCAGTGTTGAAGGGAAAAGAAAATATCACCTTTAAAATGACGAAGAAACTAAATTCTAATGAGAAGAACCGCAGGTATGAAATAATAGGCTGGAAAGATAAGGAACTCTTTAAAAGTGTATTGTCATATCCAAAATCAGAGAGGGAACTTGATTTTAATCATTATTATAAAGCCGAAGTTTATATAAACAAACTCGAAAAGCCCTATCGTGATTTTCAGTTTGATTATGCAAAATATCTATCCAGAAAAGGAATTTATTTTCAGAGCTACCTGCCAAATTCTATAAGTGTTGGAGAACGAAACGATCTGTCATTCAGTGAAAAGATTCGGCAAAAACGTCTTAATATTTTAGCTAAAATAGATCAAACATCTTTGGATAAACGTTCTCGGGAGTTTATGAAAGGGATTATTCTCGCGGATCGAACTGAAATGGATAAAGCAACGGTACGAGATTTTCGGAATTCCGGCATGATGCATATTTTAGCGATTTCAGGAACGCACATGGCGATCATATTCGGCGTCATACTTCTTGTTTTGAACTTTCTTTTTCCACCTAAATTTAGAAGACACAAAATTGTTCTCGCGTTACTCCTTATTTGGTCCTTTGCTGTTTTTATAGATTTTGGAAATTCTGTGGTTCGAAGCTGCGTCATGATTTCTGCTTATTATATGTTTGTCCTCTTACAAAGAAAAACCGATTTGCTGCATTCTATGGCGATTGCGGGTTTTGTTATTCTGGCTGCTAATACAAATCAATTGTTTGAAGTTGGTTTTCAATTGAGTTTTGTCGCAGTTTTTGGAATCTACTGGTTTAATCAGCCTATTTTAAAATATTTGCCACAACCTAAAAATAAATTTCAGAATTTTATGGTGAATATCTTTTCCATCAGCATGTCGGCCCAATTAGCGACCATACCTTTGCTTATTTACTATTTTCATCAATATTCGTTCATCTCTGTTATAGCAAATCTGGTCATCATTCCTTTTGCAGAAATTGTTATCGTATTTTCTTTAATTATGGTAATTTTGATCGGCCTTTCCTTTAATTTTTTATGGATTGAAAATTTATACAATGTTGTAGTTAAGGGTACTTTAAAGCTGATTCATTTTTTTGGAGAAGTAGATTTTGCAATGAATGAAATGCTTCCCATGACTTTATTGGAAATGGTTCTTTTATTTAGTGTACTGTATTTTTTACGATTTATGATTAAGAAAATGAGCATTAAAAGTTTTTCTAAAGTGCTGTACTTTTTGCTCGTTTTTATAGCTTTACGAATAATGCTTAACTATCGAGCAACAAAAATTGAAGAAGTTTTGGTACATGAGTTTTTCAAAGAGAACATCGTTTCCGCGAAAGAAGTGGGAAAGGTGACCTTTTATATTTCGCAGAATGCGGATCAGGAAAAACTGAAGCAATATATTATTGAACCTTATCTTACGTCGCGCAGAACAAAAGAATTTGTTGTGAAAGTGCTTCCGGAAAATATTTCAACCATTGATATTAACGGCAAAAATTACAATGTTGGTCAGTAA
- a CDS encoding succinate dehydrogenase cytochrome b subunit produces the protein MAGLTSSTIGRKYAMALSAMFLLIFLIIHLAVNLLSVISQDAYNGASEFMGYNPLVQFLMQPILGFAVIFHFIMGFVLEIKNRNARPIKYAVNGSSANSTWMSRNMIISGLVVLAFLGLHMYDFWWHEMDFKYIQGNTPDEARFWPELHARFANIGRVIFYVVAFILLGLHLAHGFQSSFQSVGARHPKYTPVIKAVGNWYSILIPAGFIFIAVFHFLTQ, from the coding sequence ATGGCAGGATTAACAAGTTCTACTATTGGTAGAAAGTACGCAATGGCATTGTCTGCGATGTTTTTGCTCATTTTCCTAATTATCCACCTTGCGGTGAATTTACTCTCAGTTATTAGTCAGGATGCCTACAATGGTGCATCAGAATTTATGGGTTACAATCCCTTAGTTCAATTTTTGATGCAACCGATCCTGGGTTTTGCAGTTATTTTCCATTTTATTATGGGATTTGTTCTGGAAATTAAAAACAGAAATGCAAGGCCAATTAAATATGCTGTGAACGGTTCTTCTGCAAACTCCACGTGGATGTCTAGAAATATGATTATTTCCGGGTTGGTGGTTTTGGCATTTTTAGGATTACACATGTATGATTTCTGGTGGCATGAGATGGATTTTAAATACATCCAGGGAAATACACCTGATGAAGCTAGATTTTGGCCGGAGTTGCACGCTAGATTTGCAAATATCGGAAGAGTCATTTTCTATGTAGTTGCTTTCATTCTATTAGGTTTGCACTTGGCGCACGGTTTTCAATCGTCATTCCAGTCTGTTGGAGCAAGACATCCTAAATACACTCCGGTAATTAAAGCGGTGGGAAATTGGTATTCAATCCTTATTCCGGCAGGTTTTATTTTTATCGCAGTTTTTCACTTCTTAACTCAATAA
- a CDS encoding DUF6048 family protein — MKAKRIFSFFFSFLFVIAFAQKDQDSLQKKWTYEPNFMVGLDVLNAGAAAFSDRKLFQGFIYSNIKNNWYAVADAGFEKNIYQKNGYDVSANGPFVRLGGLYMLAFDKQNPKNGFYVGGKAAGSFYSQEYKSVPIRGFGDSEVSQAFPESTQSSYWIEASIGGRVQLFESPFYIEVNAQPKYLIFSTTQEEIKPMIVPGFGKSSAKFNMGFSWNVAYSF; from the coding sequence ATGAAAGCAAAACGCATCTTTTCCTTCTTTTTTAGTTTTCTGTTCGTAATTGCTTTTGCACAAAAGGATCAGGATTCACTTCAGAAAAAATGGACGTATGAACCAAATTTTATGGTGGGTCTGGATGTTTTGAATGCCGGAGCCGCTGCATTTTCTGATCGTAAACTGTTTCAGGGTTTTATTTATTCCAATATTAAAAACAATTGGTATGCGGTTGCAGATGCCGGTTTTGAAAAAAATATCTACCAAAAAAATGGTTATGATGTTTCAGCAAATGGTCCTTTCGTAAGATTAGGAGGACTTTATATGTTGGCTTTCGACAAACAGAATCCCAAGAATGGATTTTACGTGGGCGGCAAAGCCGCGGGTTCTTTTTATTCTCAGGAATATAAATCGGTGCCCATTCGTGGTTTTGGAGACAGTGAAGTTTCTCAGGCATTTCCGGAGTCTACACAAAGTTCATACTGGATTGAAGCCAGTATTGGAGGCCGAGTGCAACTCTTTGAATCTCCATTTTATATAGAAGTAAATGCACAGCCCAAATACCTTATCTTCTCCACTACGCAGGAAGAAATCAAACCAATGATCGTTCCGGGATTTGGCAAGAGTTCTGCCAAATTTAACATGGGATTTTCTTGGAATGTTGCCTACTCTTTTTAG